The following are from one region of the Paenibacillus sp. KS-LC4 genome:
- a CDS encoding sensor domain-containing diguanylate cyclase: MFSAIKRKNGFTLASIISCIVLLSVLTTIVINVIIAFKSQRESLYHNTLELNRITAGDLSKTTQSLIISMKHSLEVTANYLSSADLESSDVLAQLDFFMGTNHYFNSIAIVDVEGVIVSSSPNNLGIIGHKLSTAESKLALKVQKPRISKPYISATNRKIVLVSQPIFSREGVYRGYVAGTIYLQHENIFREILGVQNENKSGSYFYVVDGEGNMIYHPHMEDHPANVSMNPVVQQLMQGKSGEQQVINSQGVEFLAGYSLVPETNWGIVSQTPVSYIESKSWDLITDMLKVSAPFVLLLLVLTMWLSRTLSSPLYRLANYAALLTKQDHIPDTLPSRVYWNYEANQLNATVALAFHEMKRRNEALFQESQTDALTGLPNRRTLKLITEDLQLRQIPFSVIMLDLDHFKSVNDEFGHPKGDEVLRLLAAKMVELKREGDYCFRYGGEEFTIVLPHTSEEDAFDVAEQLRIQMEQAITPIGRQVTLSLGIASSTTHLKDTTDLFKQADDALYAAKHNGRNQTILHSQISE; encoded by the coding sequence ATGTTCAGCGCAATAAAACGCAAAAATGGCTTTACTCTGGCATCCATCATCTCCTGCATCGTGCTTTTGTCCGTCCTCACTACCATCGTCATCAATGTCATTATCGCATTCAAGTCCCAGAGAGAATCTCTTTATCATAATACACTAGAATTAAATCGCATTACGGCCGGTGATCTTAGCAAAACGACACAATCACTGATTATCTCTATGAAGCATAGCCTTGAAGTCACAGCAAATTATTTATCAAGTGCCGACCTTGAAAGCAGCGATGTGCTTGCGCAGCTTGATTTTTTCATGGGTACCAACCATTATTTTAACTCAATTGCTATTGTGGATGTTGAAGGCGTCATCGTCTCCAGCTCCCCTAATAATTTGGGCATTATCGGCCATAAGCTGTCAACCGCGGAATCGAAGCTCGCGCTCAAGGTGCAGAAGCCCCGTATTTCAAAGCCTTATATTTCTGCGACGAATCGGAAGATTGTGCTGGTCAGTCAACCGATTTTTAGCCGGGAAGGCGTCTATCGGGGTTATGTGGCCGGAACGATATATTTGCAGCATGAAAATATTTTCCGAGAAATTCTTGGCGTGCAAAATGAGAACAAAAGCGGCTCCTATTTTTACGTCGTGGATGGAGAAGGCAATATGATCTATCACCCGCATATGGAGGATCATCCGGCAAATGTAAGCATGAATCCCGTTGTACAGCAGCTCATGCAGGGAAAAAGCGGGGAGCAGCAGGTCATCAACAGCCAAGGCGTTGAATTTCTTGCAGGTTATTCCCTAGTACCTGAGACCAATTGGGGAATTGTTTCCCAGACGCCGGTTAGCTACATTGAAAGCAAGAGCTGGGACCTCATTACGGATATGCTGAAGGTTTCGGCGCCGTTCGTGCTCCTGCTGCTTGTTCTGACCATGTGGCTGTCGCGCACGCTTTCCTCTCCACTATACCGACTCGCGAATTATGCGGCGCTGCTCACAAAGCAGGATCATATACCGGACACGCTGCCTTCGCGCGTTTACTGGAACTATGAGGCGAATCAGCTAAATGCCACCGTTGCGCTAGCTTTTCATGAGATGAAGCGGAGAAATGAAGCGTTATTCCAAGAATCGCAAACAGACGCCCTCACAGGACTTCCGAATCGCCGGACGCTCAAGCTGATTACCGAGGATTTGCAGCTCAGACAAATTCCCTTCTCCGTCATTATGCTGGATTTGGATCATTTCAAGTCAGTCAATGACGAATTCGGGCACCCGAAGGGCGATGAAGTGCTGCGCCTGCTTGCAGCAAAGATGGTGGAGCTGAAGCGCGAGGGCGATTACTGCTTCCGTTATGGAGGCGAGGAGTTTACAATTGTCCTGCCGCACACGTCGGAGGAGGATGCCTTTGATGTCGCCGAACAGCTGCGAATACAGATGGAGCAGGCGATTACGCCAATCGGCAGGCAGGTCACCCTGTCACTCGGCATCGCTTCCAGCACAACCCATTTAAAGGATACGACCGATTTATTCAAGCAAGCTGATGATGCCTTGTATGCAGCCAAGCATAACGGCCGTAATCAGACGATTTTGCATAGCCAGATTTCGGAATAG
- a CDS encoding sensor histidine kinase, with the protein MPKVNLFSKIVGLFIIMLLPIIGLYSYSNHISTEVLDSELNRSNTNQLVFFQNQVNSSIDLLGLWPNLLIQDPDISNLRDYYFEPGSLDLPAITLVKRIQTKLSIQESSSNWKSNLAIYSPTLARFITVNDAVPYNKETLAARLKYGWQVEPLGADGFRFSLMTALPYNNLSQATDTGLLIEVSFDSSNIQGMLDQFKRDGRRDPFYYSEEWGTIYNRTADQQLGNRLIAQLDESGSLTSGSHTVKVNEERYLVNIVHSETIGWDLIDYIPLSDVLQPINQTNRLFYYSVGLLLLMSCLIAYMLYAQVQVPIKQLVVSFQKLKNGDYGVRLTPKGRGNNEFKFVFIRFNLMVQQIQDLFENVYLEKIHVREAKLKQLQSQINPHFFYNCFSFISSMAKLENYQSVIAMSQNLSNYYRYTTRQERDLVDAREEIEFVRNYLDIQQMRMNRLSYELDIPEHLLRFQIPPLVIQPLVENAVIHGIEQSPSAGRIRISGEFDGEFAAITVEDDGVGLDPQRLFSLQYQLTRPMEQEMGCGLWNVHQRLHLRFGACSGIVLSPSPLGGLKVQIRWNVAREKPIEQTTTGKEHPND; encoded by the coding sequence ATGCCTAAAGTAAATTTATTTTCCAAAATCGTTGGATTGTTCATTATTATGCTGCTGCCGATCATAGGACTGTACTCCTATTCTAATCATATTAGTACAGAAGTGCTAGATTCCGAGCTAAACCGCTCGAATACGAATCAGCTTGTTTTTTTTCAAAATCAAGTCAATTCCTCCATTGATCTGCTGGGGCTATGGCCAAATTTGCTCATACAGGACCCAGACATATCTAATTTACGCGACTATTACTTTGAGCCGGGAAGTCTTGATTTGCCTGCGATTACGCTGGTCAAGCGCATTCAAACCAAGCTGAGCATTCAGGAAAGCTCCTCCAATTGGAAAAGCAATCTGGCGATCTATTCGCCTACGCTGGCACGCTTCATTACGGTTAATGATGCCGTGCCCTATAATAAAGAGACGCTCGCTGCCCGTCTGAAATACGGCTGGCAGGTAGAGCCGCTTGGCGCTGATGGCTTCCGCTTTTCTTTGATGACGGCACTGCCCTACAATAATTTATCCCAGGCTACAGATACGGGACTGCTCATCGAGGTCAGCTTTGACAGCTCGAATATTCAAGGCATGCTTGATCAGTTCAAGCGTGATGGCCGGCGCGATCCTTTTTATTACAGTGAAGAATGGGGCACGATATACAATCGTACCGCAGATCAGCAGCTCGGCAATCGGCTCATCGCCCAATTGGATGAGAGCGGCTCTCTGACTAGTGGCAGCCACACCGTTAAAGTGAATGAGGAGCGCTATTTGGTCAATATCGTTCATTCGGAAACGATAGGCTGGGATTTGATTGATTATATTCCGTTATCGGATGTTCTTCAGCCCATCAACCAAACGAACCGCTTATTTTATTATTCGGTTGGTTTGCTGCTGTTGATGAGCTGTTTAATCGCGTATATGCTTTATGCGCAGGTGCAGGTGCCGATAAAGCAGCTTGTTGTCAGCTTCCAGAAGCTGAAAAACGGCGATTACGGCGTCCGGCTTACGCCGAAAGGGCGCGGTAACAATGAATTCAAGTTTGTGTTTATCCGTTTCAACCTAATGGTTCAGCAAATTCAAGATTTGTTCGAAAATGTTTATTTGGAAAAAATTCATGTACGCGAAGCGAAGCTCAAGCAGCTGCAATCGCAAATTAATCCGCATTTTTTCTATAACTGCTTTTCCTTTATATCAAGCATGGCGAAGCTGGAAAACTATCAGTCGGTCATTGCGATGAGCCAGAACCTGTCTAATTACTACCGCTATACGACCCGGCAGGAGCGAGATTTGGTCGATGCCCGGGAGGAGATTGAATTTGTTCGCAACTATTTGGATATACAGCAGATGCGGATGAATCGGTTATCTTATGAGCTGGACATACCGGAGCATCTGCTTCGTTTTCAAATTCCGCCGCTCGTCATACAGCCGTTGGTGGAAAATGCGGTCATCCACGGCATCGAGCAATCCCCAAGCGCAGGGCGTATTCGCATATCGGGTGAATTTGACGGCGAGTTTGCTGCTATTACGGTAGAGGATGATGGCGTAGGACTTGACCCGCAGCGACTGTTTTCCTTGCAGTATCAATTGACACGGCCCATGGAGCAGGAGATGGGCTGCGGCCTTTGGAACGTCCATCAGCGCTTGCATTTACGTTTTGGAGCTTGCTCAGGCATCGTGCTCTCGCCTTCGCCGCTAGGCGGCCTGAAGGTGCAAATTCGCTGGAATGTGGCCCGCGAGAAACCAATCGAACAGACAACGACAGGAAAGGAGCATCCTAATGATTGA
- a CDS encoding response regulator, with amino-acid sequence MIELLLVDDEAYVTLSLEKTIPWDELGVSRVYRAESAAEALAIMEASDIDILVTDIRMPGMDGLQLIEQAKKLWPDLRCILMTGYSDFQYAKKALQLQASDYILKPVDDKEFVRSLMNTIEELKVEWEQAEQYHQLVYNMKSEYGLLRRNLLHDLLLGRQLSDTTIGAKLAQYEIPLRLDAPSVILLIQYSNPYDESNRSSMELMEYAVGNIGEEVFAEHMNVWYGKAPHNCLIFVAQPNEEQQRLLEFSPDYKGQRRAMLEQAVNVFRRQIAHFLRSEVSLIISDWFSFPSGMANAYRTGMSVYLSSAIHESGIAVYLENHRVEPETRVNLMEALYKPPTLIHLLESKQWDTALLKIDEVFGNLEQVKFSREHLYEVFLSITNAFMYTAHKQGQFIYEIDHAGFDMLLDHTVIHSLDKLRNWSTDMLERLRTELSSTEEYAKSSLVKQVQELVSESLGHDTSVKTIADKVFLHPVYLSKIYKAQTGESISDYITRMRMERAHYLLKQTNKKIYEITSELGYQNPQYFSKIFRKHYGMTPQEFRDQ; translated from the coding sequence ATGATTGAATTGCTGCTTGTAGATGATGAAGCTTATGTTACGCTGAGCCTAGAGAAGACCATTCCGTGGGACGAGCTTGGCGTCAGCAGGGTGTACCGTGCCGAGTCGGCTGCCGAGGCGCTCGCTATAATGGAGGCGAGCGACATTGATATTTTGGTGACCGACATTCGGATGCCAGGGATGGACGGCTTGCAGCTGATCGAGCAGGCGAAGAAGCTTTGGCCGGATTTACGCTGTATTTTAATGACCGGCTACTCGGATTTTCAATATGCGAAAAAAGCGTTGCAGCTTCAGGCCTCGGATTATATCTTGAAGCCGGTGGACGATAAGGAATTTGTACGCAGCCTAATGAATACGATTGAGGAGCTGAAGGTGGAGTGGGAGCAGGCGGAGCAATACCATCAGCTCGTGTACAATATGAAGTCGGAATATGGGCTGCTGCGCCGCAATTTGCTGCATGATCTGCTGCTCGGCCGACAGCTATCGGATACGACGATTGGCGCCAAGCTGGCGCAATATGAAATTCCGCTGCGGCTAGATGCTCCTTCCGTCATTTTGCTAATTCAATATAGCAATCCTTATGATGAAAGCAATCGCAGCAGCATGGAGCTGATGGAATATGCGGTTGGCAATATTGGCGAGGAAGTGTTCGCTGAGCATATGAACGTATGGTATGGCAAAGCGCCGCATAATTGCCTCATCTTCGTTGCGCAGCCAAATGAGGAGCAGCAGCGGCTGTTGGAATTTTCGCCGGATTACAAAGGCCAGCGGAGGGCGATGCTGGAGCAGGCGGTGAACGTCTTTAGGCGACAAATCGCCCATTTTCTCCGTTCGGAAGTATCGCTTATTATTTCCGACTGGTTTTCCTTTCCGAGCGGCATGGCGAATGCGTACCGGACGGGAATGAGCGTTTACTTGTCGAGCGCGATTCATGAATCGGGCATTGCCGTCTATTTGGAAAATCATCGGGTAGAGCCAGAAACGCGAGTGAATTTGATGGAGGCGCTGTATAAGCCGCCTACGCTTATTCATTTGCTGGAATCCAAGCAGTGGGATACGGCGCTGCTCAAGATCGACGAGGTGTTCGGAAATTTAGAGCAGGTGAAGTTTTCGCGGGAGCATCTGTATGAGGTGTTTCTCTCCATTACGAATGCCTTTATGTATACGGCTCATAAACAGGGTCAATTTATTTATGAGATTGACCACGCTGGCTTTGATATGCTGCTTGACCATACGGTTATTCATTCGCTGGACAAGCTGCGGAATTGGTCGACAGATATGCTGGAGCGGCTTCGCACAGAGCTTTCGAGTACGGAGGAATATGCCAAGAGCAGTCTAGTAAAGCAGGTGCAGGAGCTTGTGTCCGAAAGTCTTGGTCATGATACGTCGGTGAAGACGATTGCGGACAAGGTGTTTTTGCACCCCGTCTATTTGTCCAAAATTTATAAAGCACAAACAGGCGAGAGTATCAGTGACTATATTACCCGGATGCGAATGGAGCGGGCGCATTATTTGCTGAAGCAAACCAATAAGAAAATTTATGAGATTACGTCAGAGCTAGGGTATCAAAATCCGCAATATTTCAGCAAAATTTTCCGCAAGCATTACGGCATGACGCCGCAGGAGTTCCGCGATCAATAG
- a CDS encoding sugar ABC transporter, whose protein sequence is MISAYKKQLLLILSLILVASLLAACGKDNTGTGESTNTGASTGNEYKEKYDPPVTLTTVWGVAPEVKYKNGETIENNVATKWAKEQFGIEIKSLWSVTDTNNALATKLRLAMSSGQDMPDVLVVGNNDPQLVADLVDSGYFREAGDLFDQYANDTWKKAMELDPNVWNPYMRDGKKMGIPVLDYAYNNDYLLWIRQDWLDKLNMKAPTTIAELETVMEAFKNNNPDGLAPDKVTPLSIGFKTKLSSWMGDPSWIFGAYGAMPEQWNVGTDGNLEYGSIHAGMKQGLETLSEWSKKGFIPKEAALWDENKTAEPAVAGTAGIIPGPYWMSGWPLADTAKNVPTAKWTPIALPKGPDGKATSHGTPFSSAVILINKDIKHPEALFTYENWMFDNFANPAKGSPLEVGMFKGYDYDVDANGNTLYQDDIPGGYINIVRYFLVRDGARIPDAQMTALLALADGKEPETKLEKDIANSFGKQTPEAAKVLMSQKDVALMNMFTGPTTPTMKSKMDYLKKIELQTFNEIIYGTKPLDAFDTFVANWKKSGGEQMTKEVNEWYASVK, encoded by the coding sequence ATGATTAGCGCTTACAAAAAGCAGCTGCTGCTCATATTAAGCCTTATTCTCGTTGCCAGCCTGCTCGCGGCATGCGGCAAGGATAACACGGGAACAGGCGAGAGCACGAACACAGGAGCTTCAACCGGAAATGAATATAAAGAGAAATATGATCCGCCTGTCACATTGACGACCGTATGGGGTGTAGCCCCTGAGGTGAAATATAAAAATGGTGAAACGATTGAGAACAATGTAGCGACAAAATGGGCCAAGGAGCAATTCGGCATTGAGATTAAATCGCTATGGTCGGTAACGGACACCAACAATGCTTTGGCTACAAAGCTGCGCCTCGCCATGTCCTCGGGACAGGATATGCCGGACGTGCTAGTTGTCGGCAATAATGATCCGCAGCTGGTAGCCGATTTGGTCGATTCCGGCTATTTCCGTGAAGCTGGCGACCTGTTTGACCAATACGCAAATGACACTTGGAAAAAAGCGATGGAGCTTGACCCTAACGTATGGAATCCTTATATGCGCGATGGCAAAAAAATGGGCATCCCGGTATTGGATTATGCTTATAACAATGACTACTTGCTGTGGATTCGCCAGGATTGGCTGGACAAGCTGAATATGAAGGCTCCGACAACGATTGCCGAGCTGGAAACGGTGATGGAAGCTTTTAAAAACAATAATCCTGACGGATTGGCTCCAGATAAAGTAACACCGCTTAGCATTGGCTTCAAAACGAAGCTGAGCAGTTGGATGGGTGACCCATCATGGATTTTCGGCGCTTATGGCGCGATGCCGGAGCAATGGAATGTTGGGACTGACGGAAATCTGGAATACGGCTCTATTCATGCAGGCATGAAGCAGGGGCTTGAAACGCTTTCGGAATGGAGTAAAAAAGGCTTTATTCCTAAAGAAGCGGCGCTATGGGATGAGAACAAAACGGCTGAGCCAGCAGTTGCAGGAACAGCGGGTATTATCCCTGGACCTTACTGGATGAGCGGCTGGCCGCTTGCCGATACAGCGAAAAACGTGCCAACCGCAAAATGGACGCCGATTGCACTGCCAAAAGGTCCTGACGGCAAAGCGACAAGCCATGGCACGCCATTTTCCAGCGCAGTTATTTTGATCAACAAAGATATTAAGCATCCTGAGGCTTTGTTCACTTATGAGAACTGGATGTTTGACAATTTTGCAAACCCTGCGAAGGGCAGCCCGCTTGAGGTTGGTATGTTCAAAGGCTATGACTATGATGTTGATGCCAATGGCAACACGCTTTATCAAGATGATATTCCGGGAGGCTATATTAACATTGTTCGTTATTTCCTCGTTCGCGATGGCGCCCGCATTCCAGATGCGCAAATGACAGCTTTGCTGGCTTTGGCAGATGGCAAGGAGCCGGAGACGAAGCTGGAAAAAGATATTGCCAACAGCTTTGGCAAGCAAACGCCAGAGGCGGCGAAGGTGCTCATGTCCCAGAAGGATGTTGCGCTTATGAACATGTTTACTGGCCCTACAACGCCGACGATGAAGTCCAAAATGGATTATCTGAAAAAAATCGAGCTTCAAACGTTTAACGAAATTATTTACGGCACGAAGCCGCTTGACGCCTTCGATACGTTCGTTGCCAACTGGAAGAAATCCGGCGGCGAGCAAATGACGAAGGAAGTAAATGAATGGTACGCGTCTGTAAAATAG
- a CDS encoding ABC transporter permease subunit encodes MRQLKRHWPFHLMILPSLVFLVLFSYLPMAGVVMAFQDFKPRLGITGSEWIGLDNFRYMFEREDSLEVIWNTLVIAVLKIIFNLAAPFTFALFLNEVRKELFKRYVQTMVYLPHFLSWVILGGILIDILSSDGGFVNRLLGMVGIGPIFFLGEGNWFRFTVIVSEVWKEFGYGTIVFLAALSNINPSLYEAAEVDGASRWKQTLHITMPSMVPMAIVVGTLALGNILNAGFDQIFNLYNPLVYDKGDIIDTFVYRTAIISGEMGFGTAVGLFKSIISMILIFVSYRMAYKWANYRIF; translated from the coding sequence ATGAGGCAGCTAAAGCGCCACTGGCCGTTCCATCTCATGATTTTGCCATCTCTTGTTTTTCTGGTTTTGTTCAGCTATTTGCCAATGGCGGGCGTTGTTATGGCCTTCCAAGACTTTAAGCCCCGGCTGGGCATTACAGGCTCGGAGTGGATCGGTCTTGATAATTTTCGCTATATGTTTGAGCGGGAGGACAGCCTGGAGGTTATTTGGAACACGCTGGTCATTGCGGTTTTGAAAATTATTTTTAACCTCGCAGCTCCATTCACCTTTGCTCTTTTCTTAAATGAGGTGCGCAAGGAGCTTTTCAAGCGTTATGTGCAAACGATGGTTTATTTGCCTCACTTTCTGTCATGGGTCATACTGGGCGGCATTTTGATCGACATTTTGTCTAGCGATGGCGGTTTTGTAAACCGGCTTCTAGGCATGGTGGGGATCGGGCCGATCTTCTTTCTTGGAGAGGGCAACTGGTTCCGCTTTACGGTTATTGTTTCCGAGGTGTGGAAGGAGTTCGGATACGGAACCATTGTCTTTCTGGCCGCTCTATCCAACATCAATCCCTCGCTGTACGAAGCAGCCGAAGTGGACGGCGCAAGCCGCTGGAAGCAGACGCTTCACATTACGATGCCTTCCATGGTACCGATGGCGATTGTGGTAGGTACACTCGCACTCGGCAACATTTTAAATGCTGGGTTTGACCAAATTTTCAACCTGTACAACCCGCTTGTCTACGATAAAGGCGACATTATTGATACGTTCGTTTATCGCACAGCGATTATTAGCGGGGAAATGGGCTTTGGAACAGCGGTTGGCTTATTCAAATCCATTATTAGCATGATCTTGATTTTCGTCTCATACCGTATGGCCTACAAATGGGCAAACTATCGAATTTTCTAA
- a CDS encoding carbohydrate ABC transporter permease, whose amino-acid sequence MYHKTLSYRIFSILNNTGLLFISLLCIIPLVHVLAISFSAKSAADANIVNLWPVDFTLEAYRKTIDNPIFLNSIWISIMRTSIGTALTLLLAFMAAYPLSRESTSFKARSYYSWIFVFAMVFNGGLVPFYMMIQNLNLMGSFWALVLPGAVNIYLTILMMNFFRGIPKELEEAAMIDGAGHFRVLFTIFLPVSKPAIATLSLFSIVFHWNSWFDGLLYTEGVHQYPLATFLQTVIISRDMSSMSLDPVSLALISQKTVSAAQIFIGALPVLIIYPFLQKFFVKGLVVGSVKE is encoded by the coding sequence ATGTATCATAAAACACTGTCATATCGCATATTTTCTATACTCAATAATACAGGGCTGCTGTTTATCTCGCTCCTGTGCATTATCCCGCTTGTTCATGTACTGGCGATATCGTTCAGCGCGAAGTCGGCGGCCGACGCCAATATTGTTAATTTGTGGCCGGTAGATTTCACCTTGGAGGCTTATCGCAAAACGATCGACAACCCGATTTTTCTAAACTCGATCTGGATATCTATTATGCGTACCTCCATCGGTACGGCGCTTACGCTGCTGCTGGCTTTTATGGCAGCCTACCCGCTTTCCAGAGAAAGCACGAGCTTTAAGGCACGCTCTTACTACTCCTGGATTTTCGTCTTCGCAATGGTCTTTAATGGCGGGCTTGTGCCCTTCTATATGATGATCCAGAATTTGAACCTGATGGGCTCCTTCTGGGCGCTAGTGCTTCCCGGAGCCGTTAATATTTATTTAACGATCCTGATGATGAACTTCTTCCGGGGTATTCCGAAGGAGCTGGAGGAGGCGGCGATGATTGATGGAGCAGGGCACTTCCGGGTGCTGTTCACGATCTTCCTGCCCGTATCGAAGCCAGCGATTGCAACGCTCAGTTTGTTCAGCATCGTGTTCCACTGGAATTCATGGTTCGACGGTCTGCTATACACAGAGGGTGTTCACCAATATCCACTGGCGACCTTTTTGCAAACGGTCATTATTTCGCGCGACATGAGCTCGATGAGCCTTGATCCGGTATCACTCGCCTTGATCTCGCAGAAGACGGTTAGTGCGGCGCAAATTTTTATCGGGGCGCTTCCTGTCCTGATTATTTATCCGTTTCTGCAAAAGTTTTTCGTTAAGGGCCTCGTCGTAGGCTCGGTAAAAGAATAG